The nucleotide window TGCGTGTTGGATGAGTAAACTTTCTGCTCGTTCGATATGTTTTATTTCCAGGCGTAGAGCTATGCGCCGAATTTTAATGTCTATAAAGGCTAACACTCGTGCTGTTGCTCGTACCAACACTTCGTATTTCGAGAAACGGGTAGGGTCGGGTAGCCAGCTGTCTTGTTTACATTCCTGGATTGTATGTAATACCTCTTCTGTCTCTACTTCGAAGGGTTGTTCTGTTGGCCACTGATCCTCAGGCATGTGGAGGAATTCGGGCCCTTGGAACCATCGATCGTCCGCGCTGATGACGTTCTCTTGTAGCCTAGTCGCATCGTCCGCTACATTTTTATCTGTAGAGAGCCATCGCCACTCGTTCTTGTGCGTCAGTTCCGAGATTTCGCCTAGACGGTGCGCGACGAATGGTGTATAGCGTCGTTCGTCATTTTTAATCCAATGTACAACGGTGGTGGAGTCGGTCCAAAGCATTGTCTTTGACACTTCTACACGGTGCTCCTTCTTAATTGTGTCGGCGAGTCTGGCTCCGACGACAGCTGCTTGCAGTTCGAGTCGTGGGATGGTCTGAGCACGTCGAGGCGCTACCTTCGCTTTTGCAGCTACTAGTGACACGCTGATTCTTCCGTCGTTGCTGGATATACGCCAGTACGCCACAGCGGCGTAGGCTTGTTCGCTGGCGTCACACAGCACATGTAGCTCGACGTGTTCATGAGCTCTAAAATTGTAGCATCTCGGTACGCGTAGTTGACTGATAGCGTCCAGGTGTGACAGCCAAGTAGCAAATAGCTCACTCTCTTCTGTGGGAATTGGGTCGTCCCACGGTATTTGCAGGCGCCAGAGACTTTGTAGGATTATCTTCGCCCTGATGGTGTAGTGGCTTAGCAATCCCAGCGGATCATAAATCGACATTACCGCGCTGAGTGCTTCCCGTTTGGTGGGCGCGCGGGTCTGCGCGCGAACCTCCGCTGGAACTCTGTTCATGGACGTGTTGAAGCCCAGCTCATCTCGTTCAGCGTTCCAGTATAAGCCTAGTATCTTGTTTTCTGGTCGTTCTCCCCCCAGTTGCGTGTTCGTAGTTGCGTGCAGTTCTGAGGGTACGTCACGTAGCACTGTCGGGTCATTTGAGCTCCACCCACGTAACGTGAATCCCGCGGCTGCGTGTACGATTCTTGTCTCTTCAATTGTCTTCCATGCTTCTTCCGATGTGTCGTAGCTTACCACAAGATCGTCCATATAGTGCCCCTGGGTGATAGCTTCTAGCGCTCGCGGAAAATGATGTTCGTGCATCTTCGCATTGTGGTCACGCACATAATGAGCCATGAATGGTGAGCTTGCAGCGCCGAAGATCATACTCGTCATCTTGTAGTGACGCGGTGGGTTCTGACGGTCGCTACCTCGCCAAAGGAACTGCTGGGCCGGTTGATCTTCTGCTCGGATCTTGATGCGCAGGAACATTTCTTGAATATCGGCAGTGACTGCTATCGCCTTTTCGCGAAATCGGAATATGATTCCTGGCAGTGAGAGCAGCATATCAGGACCTTCCAACAAATGGTCATTTAAACTCACTCCATAGCATTTGGCTGCCGCGTCGAACACTAGTCGTTGTTTTCCTGGTTTATTTGGGTTCTTTACAGCAAAATGAGGCAGATACCAGCAGACGTCACTTGATCGTTCTGACCCGTCGCATTCCGTAGCATATCCCTTGCTTAGAAGATTGTCGATCTGTGCAGTGTATTCTCGTGCAAAGTCGGGTGAAGCATCCATCTTGCGTTCAATTTGGCGCAGTCGTCTAAGCGCTGCGTCATAACTCGGAGGCATGTTCATCTTGTCACTTCGCCATGGTAATCCGACTTCGTAGCCGCAGTCTATTTTCTTGACCGTCTTCTCAACCGTACTGATCGCACGTCGGTCGGCTTCGCTCACTCGTGGTTCTGATGCGATTCCGAGCGCTTCTATTCTGAAATGCTTCTTTACCAAATCGTGCAGCTCTCTGTCTTCGCTGCGTTCTGGTTCGTAGACGTGCAGCACGTTTTCAGTCTTCATGATAAGATGGCGTGGTGTGGTTCCGTGCACCACCCATCCTAGTTGTGTTTTGGAAGCGGCCGGTTCATTGGGACCTCCAACCCGTAGCTCTCGGGAAACGATGTGTTCCCAGTGATCGGAGCCCACTAGGATACCGGGTCTTGCTAGTTCGTAACAGATTTCATCTTGTGGGAGGTCTTGCAGATGTTTTAACTTCATTAAGGACTCTGGAATCGACTGTTGATGTAGCTTGAGGCCTTTCATAGTACGAGCACGTAGTGGGTGTGGTGTAGTCGTCTTTACTCCACGAATCTGTATAGTGACCAGCTTGCTGTCTTTTTCGCGCTGTTTCATATTAACGCCATGCAGCTGTAGTGGTCGTGCCGGGCCTTCGGCACCAATGCTCGCGGCGAGGTCTTCATCTACCAGGGTGATGGTGGCTCCTTCATCCAAGAGTGCGTAGGTCCTCACCTCCCCCCGTGGTCCGGCTATGACAACTGGGCACATCTTCAGGAGAACAGCACGCGGGCCGGCGGCGGCTTGGCATGCTACTGACAGCACGGCTTCTTTCTTCTGTACGGCTGGCTCAGATTCTACAGCAGCAGTCTTCTCTCTCGTCTGGTGCAGTGACGCGTGATGTGGGCGACGACATTCATCCACGCCGCAGGACTTCGCTTTGCAAAAAGACCGTTTATGCGTCTTTTGTGCACATTTGAAGCATATCTTCTTCTCGCGGACAAAATTCCAACGCTGATCGATAGTCCACGTCTCATATTTAGGACAACGAGTCAGCAGATGATTTGCTTCGCACGCTGGACAGCTAGGATTCCGTTCGCTATTATCGATGATCGTGTATACTGTACTCGCCTTTTTCTTCTGCTTCTGCTGACTGACGTAGGTCTTAACCTCTTTCCTCGGTGCAGGTGGTGATCCTCCAGATGGTGCGTAGGTGTATTTGAGCGCGCGATCTGCTTCTCGCATAAGGAAACGGGACAGCAACACGATCTCGGGCTCCTTCGTCTGTTCACGTTCACTCGCGTAGTCGCACCATCGCGATCGAAGATGAGGGCTAAGCTTCTCTAGAACTTCTCGTGTTAGCATCGGGTTGTACAGATAACCTCGGCGATCCATATTCTCTAATACACAGATGGCGTTTTGAACCTTAATAGCAAAGCTATTAAGCTCAGTTGCGGTTGAACCCAGGCGCGGCATCTTTTTCAACTCATCCAGCGTCCGGTCGATGATTGTTTCTGGACGCCCGAAGCACTGCTCTAGTGTCTTCATAATTACTTCGGGGTCTGTGGCCGTGTGCAATAGTGCGGCTACAGCGTCCCGCGCTTCCCCCTTCAGGGCGCTTCTTAACCGTTGAAGGTTCTCAGCCGCCGATATATGATACATGCTCGTTGTATCCCGTACAGCTGCCTTGAAGGGTAGCCACTCGTTCACGGCTCCTGTGAAGGTCGGCAGATCGCTGTGTCGTACACGTGGTCGGGCCATCTTTTCCAGAGCTTCCGCCAACTTCTCCATATCGCTTCGTGGTCTCGGGGACGGCGGTGATCTTTCCCGGGGAGGGTCGAAGCGTAACGGTCGCGGCTCCTCCCGGCTCCCCCCAGTCTCTTCTCGTGCGCTGAGTGGATTGGTTTGCAGCCACTCGTCCACCTTGCGGTTATCTTCTGGATGGGTGACCGGTTCCTCGTGTAGACTTTCTTGATCCTCTTGAATGGCTGATACTTCAACAGCCAACCTTTTCTTCACAAGATCAGCTTCTAGTTCTAATTCTTTCTTTCTAATAGCGGCTAGTTTCTCGGCGGCTTCCAGCTCCGCCATGCGCAATCTCGTACTCGCGCTTGCTGTCGAACGGCGTGACCGCGTAGATCTGACCGGCGATACTGGTCGGCGCTGGTCTTCTGTGGTAGCCAGCTCCGTGGTGGCGGTGAATATCCTGGAAGCCTGGTCAGCCGTTAGCCTGGAGAATGATGAGGCTGGTGGCTCCATTGAAAGCCGTTGTTCTCTGTCTCGGTCGATTCGTTCCATCTCGTGGCGGCGCGAAGACTCTTGTGTCTCTAGCTCCCTTCGTTCCAGGGCACGTCTCTGTTCCAGTTCCGCAGCGTCAGCCTGACTCCGAGTTACTACCATCTTCCAGGTGTTCCAGGTGTTGGCGCAGCTGTTGCAGAATACGTGTAGACCGGTCCTATTTTGGTCTAGCTAGCTCCCACGTAGGTCCCAGGCCGCTCTCAGGTGCAGGCCAGGTCCCAGGTCCTCGACGCTCCGCCTTGTCGCAGGTGCCGCAGTACAGCTCCCGTGCAGCAGCTGAGTTCTCGTGCCGCAGatcgcgctccgcctcgtcacagctCCCGGCAGCAGCACAGCTCCCGTGCCgtaggtcgcgctccgcctcttcacagctcccggtgcagcagctcagctcccggtgccgcagctcagctcccggtgccgcaggtcgcgctccgcctcttcacagctcccggtgccgcaggtcgtgctccgcctcttcacagctccggtgcagcagctcagctcccggtgccgcagctCACGCTCCGCCCTCGATGCAGGTACAGCAGCTGCTTCGTCCTGGTTCTGATGCAGGTGCTGCAGGTCCGTTCTGACCGTTGCAGGTTCGGGCTTGACCGATGGCGGGTTCGTGCTTGGCCGCTAGCAGGTTCGTGCTTGACCGTTGGCAGGTTCGTGCTTGACCGTTGGCAGGTTCGGACTTGACCGCTTGACCTTGAGGTACTTCTTCGAGCTGGTACTTCCTTCTTCCAATCCTGCTCGATGGACCACTGTTAAGGGTGTGGACTGTAATGATAACTCTCTTCGTTGTTTCAGACTTTATTCTCGTACTTTATTCTTCCGCTGTCGATTGTTCACTGACTTCCGTACAAAAATGCAGGGGTATTTATACGAAATTCACGACCAATcacaattaagtaataattttaagaattattcTAACGACGATTCTCGTCCCTGATTGGTCAACGCGTTGCGATGCAGCGACACGTTTCCTTTTAAGGCCGCGCGTCCTAGCCACGCCACGCCGTCTCGTGCAAATCCGTTTCCTTAAAAGGTAACGCGTCGTCGACTGCACGCGTGCATCGGTCGCGCGTCGTTCGACCAATCAGAGACGAGAACGCTTATCGCGACCATTTATGGTGTCGTTTTGCTCGTCGTTAATAGGTTTACTATACCCTATTTGCTGCCTTACCTACGCATCGACCGTGGTCGAGAGAGTCAGCCCCTGAACGGAGGTTACGAAGGTTTTGGTAAACCTAAAAATTCTTATCACGTTAAAGACCcgtaaacaattttgtattaggcatgtgtacaaaccgcgatagtttaaaaactttaataccTAGATAACTTTAGCAGTACCTGCctacatttcatttaaaatgtgtgtCCAGCGACTTTATTGAAGTTATACGATTTACCTTGTTTAGCACCTAAGTGCGTGTTCCTCATACGGTCATCTACaactgttaatatttaaatatattttgcattaGGTAAATAAGTCCCTGAGTATTTGTTATACTTAATTGCAATTTGTGATTGTTAGGTATGTAGGTCCTGTGTGTATCGGATATAAAAGCATTCGTACTTACACATATTGACAATGTGGTTGGTTGCGCAGATTTGttcagtaggtaggtatagtttCGAAGACCCTGCGAAAAATAGACTCGGTAAGAATATGTTCTAAGTTAAGTTTGACATTGTCACTAATAACTATAAGAACTTCATGGCAATTGAATCTATAGTACATACGTATTATAGGTGTCGCCGACCAAGTTAAACAAATTCGCTCCATAATAACGGATTATTTTTTGGTCTCCTTGGAAATAAGTGCAGGGCACGACTTCGAGAGCTATTGTGGCTCGATGGCATCTTCGTTCAGTTTGCTTTCTAGAACACCtacttgtgttcaagttgttttacaacacacaattttaatataataaaacttatatcTAAAGTGGGATCgaataaaaccaaaaatttcattgaataaatttatttaactcatttcgctttatattttcatagctaagtaatatttatctatcctaggtaacaattattattattgaataccTACGCGGTGAATTCTTGAAAATCTCGCCAATGATTTTATGTGTTGATTGAAGTGAATGACTGTGCATCAAAAATGACCCAGTATGTGCCAATTAACGCTTTAAACGTGGATAGGTGACAAGAATATTATTGGTTAAGATTgaaaaatctgtaaaatttaaaaaaaaatctacactTTGTGGTCATACATATTGCCTATCATTATAATACAgaattattatatgattttctttttaaaagtagCTTTGGTTAACGCTAAAAGCATATTAGATGTAGGAGCAATGTAAAGTGTATGGCACAGTGTAAGAATAGATCAACCTACTTTATGATAAGGTTACATAAACCAGTTGCAATAACATGAATTGAAAATATACTGTCTTAAATCTGTGGttgttccactgctggacaagggtcttctcTCGAACCAGGGAAGGGTTAGGCATTGAAACCACCACGCTgccgcgctggccaagtggcaatgttggggactttgcatgccttcaagaaagAAGTTTGAGCCATGCGAGgtatccaaaataaaaaaaaagaatgatgGGAAAATGCTTTGGAGCTACTAGCTGCGTGCACCAGAGCACATTAAGGTAGTTTTACGAAATTAGTAGATCTAAGGAGTTAGTGgtttgtttaaaagttttggttgtgtgatttaaaatttatacaattatcATAGTTTTAGGTCGGCCTTATAAATTGCGATTGCCTGCATACAGTAGGTATTTAAGATAAACCTTATTTCAGGTTGCGGAATCTCGAATGTAcacaatactataatataacttTGCAACGGGTCTAAGATGCGAATAATTTAAAGGTTGATTCGTTTCTTATTACACGATTTTTCACATTTCTGTTCACTTTTaaacccgttacattataatactaaATGTATAGAGTTAAAATCATTACATGGAATGTGATCCACAAACTTTTATCTCATGTTTAATCAATTGTCAAGCATGTGCATTATACACTAAAACAAGTTACTGACTTAATGatatgttttcttattttttatgacaTAGTACATATGTTAAACATTATAATCAACAGCAATAACAAGAATAAACTgtttaaacatataataaataataaaaactaattgcAAACAAGtgcttgtgttatttatttacaaagttcttacgcggaaatattttaaagctggtCCCTTACATATGCGAAATAACGACCGAAAAAATGTCCTTATGTGATGTCTGTCTTTCACTTCTGTGATTATAGCGTATTTACTCATTCTTTTATTACAGTACATTGTTCAAGCAAAAGCACAATTTACTGGCTATTTCGGTCAGTATTTCATTTCGCACTTGTGTTAAGGAGCCCTTAATATCCACAAAAATTGATCATTTCAATGTAGGTAATCTATGTAGAATTTAGTTTTGGTCCTTAAGATTATACAAATTCATCAAATTAGAGAGCTCTATATATACAATTGCAGGTAAAGTATCTACAGATAAATTGACaatgaaattgatattttatattttcaagagCAAATCAACACTGTAACAATAGGTACTTCATGCTTCATAATGTTGATTCATTTGCAAGAAACACATCGCATGAAAGAATTAAAGCAAGGTCCATTTCTTGAGCCAACTTCATGGTTACTTCATACATTGAGCACATTCACCAGTTTTCTCCACTGTGGTTCTGTAAAATATGGATTATATAATTGGCAATGAACAAAAAGCTCAgtgaaaattgtaaaataaatttaacccattactgaccCATGGATGGGTGAGGGTCATCTCCATTTGCCTCAGGTTCAAACCATCACTCATATGAGTGGGAGGTACATTCATAGATCACTTAGCTATCATTGCTCTATCAGTGGCAAATATTTAAGGGTTTAAGCTATTATTGTTAATGCTAAGTTACTTACCACTGTACTTTGGTATGTATATTAGAAGCTGTCGAATTAGAACCAGggcaataacaaataaatatccaaCTCCATAGACACAGGAAACAAAACATAGAGCCAggctgaaaaatataaataaatagtaattaacatCACATCATTAATAAATGGTAATCTATTTGAAATATATACTAATGAATTCCTATTAGCCTTTGTCATCCCGCGTGAATTTCactgattctttttttatattcctCAAAGAAGGGTGATGGTtctaaatatgatttatttatttattaaaaatgggCTGTTACACTATACGAAGTTTGCAGGGTCAGCTTTTTtgcaataacatatttatttcttttattcttctcaataaaaacaaaggaATACTCACTCAAACTCATAGTAAACATCATCACAGTCTTCTGGCATCAGTATGACACCATAAAATATAAACGGGTGGCAGACTGTAGTAAGACCTAAGTTTGTTCCAAAGAATAGAGTAGCaaatgcacacacttggcctgccaggaaataaatatagttaGGCCTTAGTACACAGCAGTCCCACctggaatattttaaatgttgtaaaaatgtatgtctTAGGATAATTCATTTCAAAGATTTGACTAAACTTACCATATAGAATGGAAGAATCTTTCATTGACTTCAATTTGACATATTTGGCAGTAATGTGAGTCAGATGTTAGAACAGGGCTGAAATCATGTATTTAGTCACACTATTGGTCACCTATATGTGAAACGTTGaggttaattaaatgttttaagcttatctattacattacattatttttccaTTAAGATTAGGATGAATTATAATGTCATTAACATCCTATTGAAATTCAGTAGTAATTGCTCTTTAAAATTTCTGTAATTCAGTTACTATATAAAAAACTGTATTACTATGGAGACAGATAACTCTATAAAATTTGtcttaaaattaacaaacaagTTTTCTACATTGGCACTTTCACAAAGATAAGAATGCAAATGCCTCAATAAATGTTCACACATATTTTTGCCTTTCAAATATTCACACATACATCTCTCTCTAAGGAATAATTTGTTTCATAGTTACCTATATTCTTTCCCTTTTGAGGAGCCAGTAGCCAGTTCAAAGTCAGCAACAGCcttcattttataaaagaaataacatgTGCATGATAGTAGgagtaaaaatatgaaattctcAAGTTGTGTTATTTCAAGTAAGCCCAGTACAGCAATCTCAAATACTAGAAACATGCTTATTCCGGATGATAAAGTCCACGAAAAGAAAAATGATgacctgaaaataaaattgttattgttataaaacatatttaaagttatataatgTGTTATGCCAAAATTGCGGTCTCCACTTTCTTTTACTTGTGAGTAGATGAGTAGGTGTGTAATCACGATtatgcatatatttatttagtttctaaTCTGTTACTAAAAAGagaatgaaaataacattaggTCTTTGAATTGAAGTTTCATTCCTATTGAATCAGACGgatattagatatatttttgctaaaatattactatgtaaATAGAGAAAGGCAACAACAACTTACCTATTTTTCTGTCTAGGTCTAGAATATACGTAAAGAGCGCCCATTCCGATCAccaccataataataattgtaacggCGCGTGACAGTGTCGCAATTAAAAGTAAGCCGGGCAATATAAGAAATGGTAAAATAGCATCCATATCAATCTTTTTGCCACTCGTTCTATTAGATCCATACGGTAAGATGTCTTGAATAGTTAGAGTAGAAGTCACCATTGTTGACGACTGGCCAATATATTGGAATTAAAGTAGTTCTCCCTCTTGGCGCGTTATCGAAATGTTTTCGTTCGTATcactgtttttgtttatattttttctcagcTTTCGTTTTGATGGTCGGATTTGACTCGAGTTCGTGTTGATGTTGACAACAAATTGACACTATTGAACTTTTGACAGCTTTATTTGACGTTAGTAAAAATAAGTGTGACCAGCCTTTAAAATTTTACAGCTGTATAATGgatattaataaagtttgtcGATAACTACATTCTTCCATAAGTTATCGACTCTTTTGTTACCATTCTATAGCTAGACATAGGATGGTCGCTTAGAAAACAGCTACTGTCTGGACCTTTGGTCCATGACATTATCTTCGTTATAGGTAGGTGGGTATAATAAGaaacaatcataaaaaaatgtctgtatgtatttttgtctATCCGTTGGTACGGTGGCTCAGCCAGGCTGAAAGTTTGACTATAATTTCATATACACTCAGGTTTGTCAGCGCCAGCCGTGCCAATGCCAACAATGAGGTTTATTCCAACAAAATAGAATAACCTGGGCACATTAGGTATTAGGtactatcataaataataattatcccCTGATGAAGTCTGTTCTAAGGACAAGGCGTATATAATATACCATattcttattgatttttatgttaataccTAAGCGTATAACTACTATCACGCTACTAGATGgcgtataattttgtttgtggtTACGAAGAACTACATGTAGTTCTTCGTAACCACAAACGATATTATTACATCATAATGTCTGCTTCCCTGAAATCCATTTTTCAATTTTGCATGCGAGATTTGACGCCTGCCAAAAGATTCCTGTTCTGTTTTACTTTGGTTTTTAGTTCCAGCGACAACTGAATTAATTAGTTGAACCATCAAACTATTATTAAGCATATGACCAGGGCACATAGAAATATACTGCCTATCTGCCAGGCTCATTACTTACGGTTAGATACCTCAGTAAGTTGACCTATTGTTGTTAATGAAAATGCGGGTTTGTTGTAGAAATCGTTATCTTGATTCATTATCTCGAGATAATTAGTTTGCACATTACCATTTGAGCACATTATTATGTGCTATGCATCTGTGTAGCGGCATGTCCCTGGTAGTTGGGCAGGGGTCGCGCCATTCGACACACATGCGCCATGTCAGTCAACAACAGATTGCGCGCGCACGCGTAACTAACGTTGTGTTTTTTACCTTATCCGCCGGTAACGACAAACCGACCGACAGTATTGATCGGGTGTTCGCCACGAAACGGCGTCTCGAAAATGCGACACGAATATTTCCGCGCTTAACTTGTGTTCGATACTGATTGTAAACGCCAATTCCATATAAACGACCAAAATGGAGAAGTGAGGAAAGGTGTTCTTAGTGATAATCCTACACGGTTGACGAAATGTCCAAGGTAAGCGTTATCGCACATAGACCATTGTTAAAACTTGGATTCAGCATATGCGGGTAGGTAGTTGCAAAAATCATTGCCAAGGACGTAGAAAAAATCtttagaattaattttacaGACTTTTATTCtacgtaaatatttatgaattacattatttccacgtagtgtagaaaataattgtttgcaAAAAAACATGAATGTTATTTATGAAGTAGCGAAGAGCTTCAAGAATTAGCACCACTATGTACGCtgcttttcattaaaataattttcagtgtTCAACGAGTATGTAATACACGTCAACGGTTATTTAGTTCTTGTAACAAAGCGCATTTTCCAGACGCTGATTTTCTCGAGAACGTTACATCGTCGCTGAAATAATAGATCGAAACCGCAGTGCCCTGT belongs to Anticarsia gemmatalis isolate Benzon Research Colony breed Stoneville strain chromosome 9, ilAntGemm2 primary, whole genome shotgun sequence and includes:
- the LOC142975256 gene encoding uncharacterized protein LOC142975256, whose protein sequence is MRNTHLGAKQVHTLNSGPSSRIGRRKYQLEEVPQGQAVKSEPANGQARTCQRSSTNLLAAKHEPAIGQARTCNGQNGPAAPASEPGRSSCCTCIEGGACANTWNTWKMVVTRSQADAAELEQRRALERRELETQESSRRHEMERIDRDREQRLSMEPPASSFSRLTADQASRIFTATTELATTEDQRRPVSPVRSTRSRRSTASASTRLRMAELEAAEKLAAIRKKELELEADLVKKRLAVEVSAIQEDQESLHEEPVTHPEDNRKVDEWLQTNPLSAREETGGSREEPRPLRFDPPRERSPPSPRPRSDMEKLAEALEKMARPRVRHSDLPTFTGAVNEWLPFKAAVRDTTSMYHISAAENLQRLRSALKGEARDAVAALLHTATDPEVIMKTLEQCFGRPETIIDRTLDELKKMPRLGSTATELNSFAIKVQNAICVLENMDRRGYLYNPMLTREVLEKLSPHLRSRWCDYASEREQTKEPEIVLLSRFLMREADRALKYTYAPSGGSPPAPRKEVKTYVSQQKQKKKASTVYTIIDNSERNPSCPACEANHLLTRCPKYETWTIDQRWNFVREKKICFKCAQKTHKRSFCKAKSCGVDECRRPHHASLHQTREKTAAVESEPAVQKKEAVLSVACQAAAGPRAVLLKMCPVVIAGPRGEVRTYALLDEGATITLVDEDLAASIGAEGPARPLQLHGVNMKQREKDSKLVTIQIRGVKTTTPHPLRARTMKGLKLHQQSIPESLMKLKHLQDLPQDEICYELARPGILVGSDHWEHIVSRELRVGGPNEPAASKTQLGWVVHGTTPRHLIMKTENVLHVYEPERSEDRELHDLVKKHFRIEALGIASEPRVSEADRRAISTVEKTVKKIDCGYEVGLPWRSDKMNMPPSYDAALRRLRQIERKMDASPDFAREYTAQIDNLLSKGYATECDGSERSSDVCWYLPHFAVKNPNKPGKQRLVFDAAAKCYGVSLNDHLLEGPDMLLSLPGIIFRFREKAIAVTADIQEMFLRIKIRAEDQPAQQFLWRGSDRQNPPRHYKMTSMIFGAASSPFMAHYVRDHNAKMHEHHFPRALEAITQGHYMDDLVVSYDTSEEAWKTIEETRIVHAAAGFTLRGWSSNDPTVLRDVPSELHATTNTQLGGERPENKILGLYWNAERDELGFNTSMNRVPAEVRAQTRAPTKREALSAVMSIYDPLGLLSHYTIRAKIILQSLWRLQIPWDDPIPTEESELFATWLSHLDAISQLRVPRCYNFRAHEHVELHVLCDASEQAYAAVAYWRISSNDGRISVSLVAAKAKVAPRRAQTIPRLELQAAVVGARLADTIKKEHRVEVSKTMLWTDSTTVVHWIKNDERRYTPFVAHRLGEISELTHKNEWRWLSTDKNVADDATRLQENVISADDRWFQGPEFLHMPEDQWPTEQPFEVETEEVLHTIQECKQDSWLPDPTRFSKYEVLVRATARVLAFIDIKIRRIALRLEIKHIERAESLLIQHAQQESFGEEIKRLRAGRPIPRTSRLFRLDPVFEDDTLRVRGRIDQATAPEETKRPVILDGRHPLTKLIVLREHCAAGHANRERVTNDLRQKYWIIQLRPTVRAVESNCALCRVRRSRPQPPATGDLPKARLDPFHRPFTNCGVDYFGPMNVKIGRRREKRWGALFTCLTTRAVHIELVASLSTDSAIMALRRMAARRGWPRLMYSDNATNFRGADQELRAAYKEWLPALKDEGQLRRMDWRFIPPGAPNQGGAWERLIRSIKTALHATLNEKAPTEEVLRTLLTEAEHSVNARPLTHVSVDPRDPEALTPNHFLLGSSTGLPSTGPCKEADRRTWRACQALVDHYWKRWIREYLPTLVPRGEPQNTARPIQVGDVVIVADHTLPRNTWPIGMVEKTHPGPDGGTRVVEVRTKTGVFRRPVSKLVVMQKKEEATQAAPGGELLTTSKTTP
- the GABPI gene encoding zinc finger DHHC-type palmitoyltransferase GABPI, with translation MVTSTLTIQDILPYGSNRTSGKKIDMDAILPFLILPGLLLIATLSRAVTIIIMVVIGMGALYVYSRPRQKNRSSFFFSWTLSSGISMFLVFEIAVLGLLEITQLENFIFLLLLSCTCYFFYKMKAVADFELATGSSKGKEYSPVLTSDSHYCQICQIEVNERFFHSIWWDCCVLRPNYIYFLAGQVCAFATLFFGTNLGLTTVCHPFIFYGVILMPEDCDDVYYEFDLALCFVSCVYGVGYLFVIALVLIRQLLIYIPKYSEPQWRKLVNVLNV